The Synergistaceae bacterium genome segment GCGAAGAGAACCTGGTGCGAATCGACATGTCGGAATATATGGAGAAACACGCGGTATCCCGTCTGGTTGGCGCGCCTCCCGGTTACGTCGGTTACGACGAGGGAGGACAGCTCACCGAAGCGGTGCGGCGGCGTCCCTACTCGGTGATTCTTTTCGACGAGATCGAAAAGGCCCATCCCGACGTGTTCAACATTCTGCTTCAGATTCTGGACGACGGCCGCATCACGGACAGCCATGGGCACCTGGTGGACTTCAAAAATACCGTGGTCATCATGACCAGCAACATCGGGGCTCCGACGCTGCTGGAGGGGATCACTCCGGACGGAGACATCACGGAAGAAGCGCGAAAGAGCGTTATGGACGAACTGCGCGGATCCTTCCGCCCCGAATTCCTCAACCGGGTGGACGACGTGGTTCTTTTCCGACCTCTGCGCCGGGAGGAAATCCGCAACATCGTACGCCTGCTGCTGGGGGGCCTGTCCTCCCGTCTGAGCGACCGGCAGATCACCCTCACCTTCACCGACGAGGCGACGGACTTCATCGCGGACGCGGGATACGACCCGGTGTACGGCGCCCGCCCGCTTAAACGTTACATCGTGCACGACGTGGAGACCCGGCTCGCCCGCAGTCTCATCGCCGGCAACATCAGCGACGGAGCCCACGTCGTCGTCAGCGTGAAAGACGGAGCGCTGGTCTTCGACAGTCAGGCTTCGAAAAAGACCGAGTGAGAAAAAGAGGGGACAGAGGCCGTTATCGCGTAAACCAAAGCGCCTCTGTCCCTTCAGAAATCCCTTTGGCGCTTTCTGCAATCTGGAATATTCTGGAATATAATTCTGGAATATAATAGAAGCTGTACCGCAGCTCGCAATATTGCCGACGTGAAACAACGGTGTGTTTATTGTGAACTTGTGGTAAGCTTACCGAAATTTGAAACGCAAACGAAATAAATAAGCGAGGGGGGGAACGGTTTGCTATACGAATTGATGTCCAACGGATCTCTGGCGGGTCTGCCACAGGCGTCCCTTCCCGAGGGAATTCCCGACATAGCCGGTCCCCGGGTGGTTCTTCTGCTGCCCTACAACCGTTATCTCCTGGGACACAGCTTTATGCGAAATTATGAGCGGTGGATATGGGGAAAACCGAACTCCGAGCCCAGGGAAATTTTTCTGTACGAGGACGGACCCTGTTCAATGGCTCTGGACGACTCCATTCACGTCACACTGACGACGGCGGCCGTGGGGCAGATTCGCAGGGCCCTGCTCGCTCAAATGCCTCCGCCGGGCGAGCATTTGCCCACGGTTCTGATCCTTCGGGGAATCCTGAAAGATCATCCCATCTTCAGAGACGAAACTCTGGTCCAGAACGAACCGGCCTTCCTCGCCTCCCTGGACAGAGAGGGCATTCCCTACATGACCTACTGGGCCGTGCGCTTCGCCCTTTTCCGCGGAGAGTTCGAGGCCATCGCCCGCATAAAAACGTGGCTGAGGACGGCAGCGGAGCTTTTCGACGCCAACGGGCACGCTCCAAGGGTCTGGTTTTCCCTTACGTCTCTGCCCGGCGCAAAAGAACTGGCCGAGCTGGAGGCCCTTTCCTTCTCCGTGGACGACCTGCAGCGCATGGTTTCACAGAGCGCCATGCCGGTGGTTCTCTTCAGCAAGGCGGGGTATCTGGTTCTTTCGGATTTTGGAGGATCGGGCACGGCAACGTTTCGCGTGTGGGTTTTCCTTCCCGCGCCCCTGTGGAACGAACTGAGGGAACGGCGAAAACTCTCCATCCGCGACCTCGTCATTTCGGCCTGGGGTTATCGGGATATGATTCAGGCTGTAACCGAACGCTGTCGTTACGTAACATCGGATTTCGAGGGCGCGCTCTCGACCCGCTGACGGTTTCACCGACCATCGGCGGAGTGCGCGTTTGGAGGGCTGATCAGGGTGTCTGTAGAAAAATTTCTGAGTTACGAAGCTGAGGATTTTTATAAAAAGCGAGGCTGGCTCCTGGGGGAAGGAAAGTGCGGCGGGAAGGCGAAAGGGCTGGCTTACGCCCATTCGGTTCTCAGCGAATCCAATCTGGCGGAAAAGGTGGTTTTGCCCGCCCTCTCCCATGTGGTGTCAACGGAGATCTTCGAAGATTTTCTGCACTCCAACGGACTGGACGACCTCTACGAAGAGGAAAACTGGGAAAGCGTCCAGACGCGCCTTAAAAATGCGCCTTTTTCCGAGGGCCTGAAGGCCGACCTTGAACGCATCCTGCAGGAATTCGACCCCCTGGGCAATCCGCCTCTGGTCATCCGTTCCAGTTCCCTGATGGAAGATTCCGTGGATTTGGCCTTCGCCGGAAAGTACGACTCCTTCTTTTCCGCCAATATCCGGGACATGGAGTGGCGTATGGCAAAGCTCGAAGAGTGCATCCGCGCGGTGTGGGTATCGACCTTCAACCCCTCCGCCCGCAAGTATCGCAGCAAGCACGGCAAGAAGCATCGGGACGAATCCATGGCTGTCATTGTCCAGTCCATGATCGGCAAAGACCGCAATCACATCTACTACCCCAAGCTGGCGGGAACCATTTTTTCCCGTATTTTCCGCCGTCCTTCGCCCCGTATCCAAAAGGAAGACGGAATGATGTGCATATGCTTCGGCATCGGCACCCGAGCGGTGGACAGAGGCGCGGCCCGAAGTTTTTACCTGACCAACCCCTCTCTGCGCCCGTCGGGGAACTCGCCCGAGCGCATCGCCGGATCCAGTCAGGAATTTTTTGACTACATCGACCGCAACACGGGGGAGATCAAAACCGGTTTTATACGGGACTGGCTGTCTACTTTCGCCAACAGTCACAAGGACCTCGAACAGTATATCGAATTTTACGACGAGGAAAGCGACATGCTGCTCCCCTACAGCATCTACTCCTCACGGACCGGTATGCGCCCGCTGGTCACTTTCCCCAACTTCCACAAAAGACAGGCTCCTCTTTTCGACCTGGTTCGGGACCTGATCAAACTCATGGAAGGGCGGCTGGGCCTCCCCGTCGATATGGAGTTCACCTATGACACGACCACAAAGGACTTCCGCCTGGTGCAGCTCCGACCCCTCACCCATTTTCAGGAAATGTCCCGGGTGGACCTTCCCGAAGTCTCGTCTGACAACGTCATTTTCCGGGGCGACCGCATGGTCAGCAACGGAAGGCTGCGTCACGTTCCCTATCTGGTCTACGTGGAGCCCCTCACCTACCTGAACGAATGGGATCCCTCCGGAGCCGCCCGGGCCGTGGGCGTCCTGAACGAAAAACTGAAGGGAACGCGCTACATCCTGGCCGGTCCGGGACGATGGGGCAGCAGAAATCCCGCAATCGGCGTTCCCATCCAGTACGCGGACATCTACAACTGCGGCTGCCTGGTTGAACTCAGCGCTCCTCAGTTCAACTTCAACCCCGAACTGTCCTATGGGTCTCACTTTTTCCTGGACATGGACTCCGACAATATCCTGTATCTGCCGGTGTTCGCAGGGCAGTGCAACAACGTTTACGCTTCGAACTGGCTGGACAATCGGGAATACGAGGTGGGAGAGCATCCCTCCGTCCGCATCTACAAAGGGGACTTCTTCGTCTACCTGGACGGCGAAAGCGAGCAGGGCCTCGTCTGCGAGGAATAATGTCAAAATGACGCGGCATGGTCCGCTGAGTTCGAGTTTGGATTAGAATGAATTTGAGTTTGGAGCAGAAATATTGTCGGTCTCGGGGGAAACGCCTCTCCGGGACCGAAATTGATTTCGATACTGGGTGGGCGTCATGCCGGTGTTCAGCCTGAATTGTTTCGCAAAATTGTTCTGATCCCCAAAACCGACCTCCCCTGAAATTTCGCATATGGACTTATCGGAAACCTCCAGGAGCGCAAGAGCGTTATTGATACGAATCTTCCGAAGGTAGGCGCAGGGGGAAATGCCCATAAACTGCCGAAACTTGCGAATGAAAGAATATTTCGTGAGGCAGCTCAGCCGGGCAAGTTCATCCAAAGTGACGGGGAACGCGTAGTTTTCGAGAATATATTTTCGACAGACCTCCATCGACTTTTCACGTTCGAGGTGAACCTCCCGGGACCGGTTTGCGGCCACGACACAAAGCGTCGTCAGCATATTTTGAATGAGATCGCTCAGCAGGACGTCCTTAAGCTTGTTATCGCTCCTCAGACAGGACAGAAAAGCGGTGTGCTGCTCCTCCAGCGAGGTTCGGGAAATGTCGGGAACGCTCAGATCCCCCTGATGGATCAGCGCGTCATACAGCGGAAAGTGCGGGCTGGAAAAGCGAATCCACTTGAAATCCCAGCACATGCAGCCAGGCGCCGTGCTGTATTTGTGATACTCCATGCCGTTGATCAGAACCGCCTGCCCCGGGTTCAGGTAAAAATTTCTCCCCCGGTAGGAAAGACTTCCCGTCCCTTTTTTGCAAAACATAATCAGGCACATGTTCAGGATGCCTTCGCTTCGTTCGATGTAATATCCGGGATTCGCCCTGAAATGTCCGACTCCGGTGGGCAAAAAGGGAAGTTCCCGGTAAGCGGGCGTGTAGATCAGATAAATGGAATCGTCAGAAATATCGTTTATGACTATGGGCAGTTCCCTGCGGCGCGTTTCCATCCCACCAGCCCCCGATGAGCAATTTTTGAATAAAGGATGTCAATTCTTCATGATACCTGAACCCGAAGCCCTGTTATTATAATATTATACTTTTATTCTGATTTTAAAATTCCATCAGTCTGCGAAACATTCGGCACGCCCGGCAGGGCGACTCTTGCGGCGCATATAATTTGAGCAAAGGAGATGTCCGATTTGAATGGGGTCAACCGTTTCGTGACAAAGCTGGAACAAATCATGATCTGCTGTGCCGTTCCCGTTATGCTTGTCATGGGCGTACTGCAGATCGTCAGCCGTTTTATTATTCACGCACCGATCGCCTGGTCCGAGCAGCTGCTGACGTTCCTCTTTATCTGGACGAGTTATCTGGGCGCTTCTCTGGCTGTGGAGGGGCACAATCACTTCGAAGTCGACCTGTTCATGCATTTTTTTAAACCGGCAATGCGGAAAATATTGACCCTTCTGGGAGATTTTTTCATTCTTTTGTTTTGTCTGTTCATGGCTTATAAGGGGTGTTTTTTGTTTATGCGCACAGCCAATCAAAGTATGGCGATGTTATCGATCAGCATTCGCTGGCTTTACCTCTGCATTCCGGTGACAGCCGCGGGCATGAGTATTCACGTTTTAAATCATATTGTTTCCGTCTGTGGGGATAAAAATCTGGATAACTTTTGAGTTTTTGCGTTTTAAATTTTTGGTTTTAAATTTCTGTTGGTTTCAAATTTCTGACGGAATCTAAATTTTTGAATGGAACAGCGAACGAGGTGAGAGGTCTATGGCTGTCACGATTTTTTCCATCTTCCTGTTATTGCTCGTGATCAAAATTCCCGTTTCCTTCTGTCTCGCCATCAGCAGCGTTATGGCTCTCGTCCTGGTGGGAACCACCGACCCGTTGATCGTCGTACAGCGCCTGTGCCGTTCCGTAGAAAGTTTCAGCCTTATAGCCATACCTTTTTTTGTGCTTTCAGGCGGATTCATGGATTCGGGAGGCATATCGAAACGGCTCGTAAACTTCGCCTCCTCGCTGGTGGGGCATATCAAGGGCGGGCTCGCGATGATCAGCATTCTCGCGGCGATGTTTTTCGCGGGAATTTCCGGGTCGGGGGCGGCGGATACCGCGGCTATCGGATCCATCCTCATTCCCGCAATGGAAAGCAAGGGTTATGGCAAGGACTTTGCGACAAGCGTCATGGCCACCGCCGGCTCGATAGGGATCATCATTCCCCCGTCCATTCCCATGGTGGTTTTGGGCGTCACGGCGGGAATTTCCATCGGCGGGCTCTTTTTGGGCGGCGTTATTCCGGGAATCCTCGTGGGTCTCGCGCTGATGACGACGAGCTGGTTATTTGCCAGCGCCCGTAAACTGCCCTCCGAGAAGCGCGCCACCTGGAGCGAGCGGTGGGCCTGCTTCAAAGAATCGATTCTCGCTCTGATGACGATGGTGATCATTATGGGAGGCATCCTGGGCGGAATTTTCACTCCCACGGAGGCATCGGTCATAGCAGCCATTTACGCTTTTTTTGTGGGCATGTTCGTGTATAAGGAGCTCAGATGGAAGGACCTGCCGGGAATTATGGTGCGGGCAATCGTGACGACCAGCGTGGTGGTTTTTTGCATCGCGGCCGCCTCCTCTTTTGGATGGATACTGGCGGCGGAGCACGTCCCGGATAAAATGGCCGCGTTTCTGTTTTCCATTACGCAGGACCGTTTCTGGATTCTGATGCTGATGAACGCGCTGCTGCTTTTCCTGGGCACGTTCCTCGACGTCGCCCCGATTCTGATCATCGTCATACCGGTGATTTGGCCCATCGCGCAGCAGCTTGGCGTTTCCCCCATCCATTTCGGAGTGATGACGATCGTGAACATGGCCATAGGTCAGTGCACGCCGCCGGTGGGCGTGACGTTTTTTGTCGCCATGGGCATTTCGAAGATACGCCTGGGCGACATGCTGCGAACCTATCTGCTTTTCATCGGCGCCATGATTCTCGTGCTGGTCCTCATTACGGCGTTCCCCATTTTAATTACAGGGTTGCCCGGATACGTACTGGGAATATAAACAAATCTGTTCAATTTGATGAGGAGGTTCCAGAAAATGAAGCAGTTGCGGTGGGCGACAAGGATTTTATTGTTGGTGATGGTGAGTCTGTTTGTCGTTTCAGGCGCGTCAGACGCGGCAATTGTGCTGAAAATTGCGAATCCGCTTCCCCGCGATAACCCCTCCACGCAGGCGCTGATGTATTTTGCGGAGCTCGTCAAACAGCGTTCCAACGGCGAGGTCGCGCCGGAGGTTTTCGACAACAGCACCCTGGGAACCGCGGTCGAAAACTTTGAAATGCTGCAGCTGGGGACTCTGGAAATGGTGTTTATCAGCGCCGGCCCCGCCAGCCAGTTCGCTCCGGAGTGGGAAATTTTCAGCCTGCCCTACGTCTTTCGCAACAGAGAACACATGTTCGCCGCCCTCAACGGAGACTTCGGCAGGGCAATGGAAGAGGACGTCAACAAGCAGGGCGTGGTTTTCCTCGGCTGGTACGACTCGGGCGACCGTAATATCATAACGGCCAAAAAACCCGTCGCCAGCTTCGCGGACCTGAAAGGGCTGAAAATTCGCGTCATGGAAAGCAAGGTTATGGTGGACTCCATCAACGCCCTGGGGGCAATTGCGACGCCCATGGGACAGGGAGAAGTCTACAGCGCGCTTCAGCAGTCCGTTATCGACGGCTGGGAAAACAATCCCCCCACCCTTCTGTCGCAAAAAATTTACGAGGTCTCCCCTTATTACGCCTGGACGCGTCATTTTATGACGCCCGACGCCCTTCTGATCAGCAAAATCGCCTTCGACAAGCTGTCGGCAGAGCACAAAAAAATCGTCCTGGACGCCGCCCGGGAGGCCAGCGAAAAACAGCATACGGACTGGGCCGCCTACATGAATACCGTGGTTGACGAGCTCAAAAAGGTCGGCTGTACGTTCACCGACGTGAAAGACATCGATAACTTCATCAAAGCCGTCGAACCCGTCAAGGAAAGTTACAAAAAGAAACACGGAACAAAATTCATCGAAATGGTAAACTCCTACGTAAAATAAAGAAAAAAGAGGCTGGAGAAAAATGAATATGAAAATTGAACACTTCGCGCTTCCCGCAAAAGACGCAAAAAAACTCGCCGAGTGGTACCGGGATAACCTGGGCTTCAACATTCTTTACAAAAGCGAGGGCACTCCTCCCATTTATTTTATCAACCTGGGAGAGATGAGCATCGAAATCGTTCCCCCGGGAAAGGACGATACCGTTCATAACGCTTTTGCCACGCACTTCGCGATTGTCGTGGCGCCTGAGGCGTTTGACCGGACGATTGAAGATTTGCAGAAAAAGGGAATCGTTTTTGATCCGGAGACGAACAACGCCTTTTTCGGGGGAACGCGAATGCGCTTTACGCAGGATCCGGAGGGGCACCGACTGCAGATTATCTCGCGGGGCAAGCCCCTTCTGTCCTGATCTGAAGTCCTGATCTGATGAAGATTCAATAAAGCAGGGGGAAAGAGAAAAATATGACGAGTTTCAAAAATGATGCGGAATTGTTCGCTCTGATGAAAAAAGAGCTGTTTACGGCGGTGGTCGGGGATATCATGGACACAATGGGGCTGATTCATCAGTTTCTGCCGGCCCAGATTCGTCCCGTTAAAGACGACATCGTGCTGACAGGGCGCGCCATGACCGTGCTGGAGGCCGACTGCGCCAGCGTCACCGTCTCCCGCGGCGGGAAAAAGGAGCCCTTCGGGCTGATGTTCGAGGCCCTGGACGACCTCAAAGAAGGAGAGATTTACATCTGCACCGGCGGCAGCCCCACCTAT includes the following:
- a CDS encoding PEP/pyruvate-binding domain-containing protein; translated protein: MSVEKFLSYEAEDFYKKRGWLLGEGKCGGKAKGLAYAHSVLSESNLAEKVVLPALSHVVSTEIFEDFLHSNGLDDLYEEENWESVQTRLKNAPFSEGLKADLERILQEFDPLGNPPLVIRSSSLMEDSVDLAFAGKYDSFFSANIRDMEWRMAKLEECIRAVWVSTFNPSARKYRSKHGKKHRDESMAVIVQSMIGKDRNHIYYPKLAGTIFSRIFRRPSPRIQKEDGMMCICFGIGTRAVDRGAARSFYLTNPSLRPSGNSPERIAGSSQEFFDYIDRNTGEIKTGFIRDWLSTFANSHKDLEQYIEFYDEESDMLLPYSIYSSRTGMRPLVTFPNFHKRQAPLFDLVRDLIKLMEGRLGLPVDMEFTYDTTTKDFRLVQLRPLTHFQEMSRVDLPEVSSDNVIFRGDRMVSNGRLRHVPYLVYVEPLTYLNEWDPSGAARAVGVLNEKLKGTRYILAGPGRWGSRNPAIGVPIQYADIYNCGCLVELSAPQFNFNPELSYGSHFFLDMDSDNILYLPVFAGQCNNVYASNWLDNREYEVGEHPSVRIYKGDFFVYLDGESEQGLVCEE
- a CDS encoding AraC family transcriptional regulator is translated as METRRRELPIVINDISDDSIYLIYTPAYRELPFLPTGVGHFRANPGYYIERSEGILNMCLIMFCKKGTGSLSYRGRNFYLNPGQAVLINGMEYHKYSTAPGCMCWDFKWIRFSSPHFPLYDALIHQGDLSVPDISRTSLEEQHTAFLSCLRSDNKLKDVLLSDLIQNMLTTLCVVAANRSREVHLEREKSMEVCRKYILENYAFPVTLDELARLSCLTKYSFIRKFRQFMGISPCAYLRKIRINNALALLEVSDKSICEISGEVGFGDQNNFAKQFRLNTGMTPTQYRNQFRSRRGVSPETDNISAPNSNSF
- a CDS encoding TRAP transporter small permease, giving the protein MNGVNRFVTKLEQIMICCAVPVMLVMGVLQIVSRFIIHAPIAWSEQLLTFLFIWTSYLGASLAVEGHNHFEVDLFMHFFKPAMRKILTLLGDFFILLFCLFMAYKGCFLFMRTANQSMAMLSISIRWLYLCIPVTAAGMSIHVLNHIVSVCGDKNLDNF
- a CDS encoding TRAP transporter large permease, which gives rise to MAVTIFSIFLLLLVIKIPVSFCLAISSVMALVLVGTTDPLIVVQRLCRSVESFSLIAIPFFVLSGGFMDSGGISKRLVNFASSLVGHIKGGLAMISILAAMFFAGISGSGAADTAAIGSILIPAMESKGYGKDFATSVMATAGSIGIIIPPSIPMVVLGVTAGISIGGLFLGGVIPGILVGLALMTTSWLFASARKLPSEKRATWSERWACFKESILALMTMVIIMGGILGGIFTPTEASVIAAIYAFFVGMFVYKELRWKDLPGIMVRAIVTTSVVVFCIAAASSFGWILAAEHVPDKMAAFLFSITQDRFWILMLMNALLLFLGTFLDVAPILIIVIPVIWPIAQQLGVSPIHFGVMTIVNMAIGQCTPPVGVTFFVAMGISKIRLGDMLRTYLLFIGAMILVLVLITAFPILITGLPGYVLGI
- a CDS encoding TRAP transporter substrate-binding protein, whose translation is MKQLRWATRILLLVMVSLFVVSGASDAAIVLKIANPLPRDNPSTQALMYFAELVKQRSNGEVAPEVFDNSTLGTAVENFEMLQLGTLEMVFISAGPASQFAPEWEIFSLPYVFRNREHMFAALNGDFGRAMEEDVNKQGVVFLGWYDSGDRNIITAKKPVASFADLKGLKIRVMESKVMVDSINALGAIATPMGQGEVYSALQQSVIDGWENNPPTLLSQKIYEVSPYYAWTRHFMTPDALLISKIAFDKLSAEHKKIVLDAAREASEKQHTDWAAYMNTVVDELKKVGCTFTDVKDIDNFIKAVEPVKESYKKKHGTKFIEMVNSYVK
- a CDS encoding VOC family protein; protein product: MNMKIEHFALPAKDAKKLAEWYRDNLGFNILYKSEGTPPIYFINLGEMSIEIVPPGKDDTVHNAFATHFAIVVAPEAFDRTIEDLQKKGIVFDPETNNAFFGGTRMRFTQDPEGHRLQIISRGKPLLS